The genomic window TGAACCGTTGAGTGAGCTTTCAGGAAAGAAAAGTTCAagttcaaaatcttttaaaaatgatctcaAGATTGTACAGAGTGAACAAATTGTATTTTCAGGAAAGACAAGTTCAagttcaaaatctttcaaaaatgactTCAAGTTTGTACAGAGTGAACAGTTCAGTGAACTTTCAAAAGAGCTAAGTTCAGATTTGAAATCTTCCCCCAAAAACCTCAAGACTATTCAGAGTGAACAATTGAGTGAACTTTCAGGAAAGATAAGTTCAggttcaaaattttcaaaaactgATCTCAGAATTGTGCAGAGTGAACAGATTGAACTATCAGGAAAAATAAGCTCAAGTTCAAAATCTTTCAAGAGTGACCTCAAGATTATGCAAAGTGAACAGTTGGGTgaacttttagaaaagaaaagttcAAGTTCAAAATCTTCCAAAAGTAATCTAAAGATTGTACTGAGTGAACAGTTGGGagaacttttagaaaaaaaaagtttgaaatctTCCAAAAATGACTTCAGAATTGTGCAGAGTGAACAATTGGGTGAGCTTTCAGAAAAGACAAGCTCAGATTCAAAATCTTCTCTCAAAACTGACCTCAAAATTATGCAGAGTGAAGGGTCAGGTGAGCATTCAGAAAAGACAAGTTTAGATTCAAAGCCTTACAAGAGTGATCTTAGTATTGTACAGAGTGAACAGTTGAGTGAACATTTAGGAAAGAAAAGTTCAATTTCAAAACCTCTCAAAACTGACCTCAAGATTGTGCAGAGTGAACAATTGAGTGAGCTTTCAGAAAAGACAAGTTTAGGTTCAAAGACTTACAAAAGTGATCTCAGTAGTATACAGAGTGAACAGTCAAGTGAATATTTAGGAAagaaaagtttaatttcaaaacCTCCCAAAAACGACCTCAAGATTGTGCAGAGCGAATCTTTAGATGAGCTTTCAGAAAAGACAACTTTAGGTTCAAAATCTTCCAAGAGTGACCTCAAGATTGTACAGAGTGAACATGAACAGTCAAGTGAACattcagaaaagaaaagtttaatttcaaaacCTTCCAAGAGTGATCTTAAGATTGTTCAGGGTGAACAGTTAAGTgaacttttagaaaagaaaagttccagttcaaaatctttcaaaaccGACCTCAAGACTGGGCAGAGTGAACAGATGGgtgaatatttagaaaagaaaagtttaatttcaaaacCTTCCAAAACTGACTTCAAGATTGTGCAGGGTGAACTGTTATGTgaacttttagaaaagaaaagttcAAGCTTAAAATCTTCCAAGAGCGATCTCAAAATTGTGCAGAGTGAACAGTTGGGTGaacttttggaaaagaaaagttcCAGTTCAAAATCTTCCAAGAGTGATCTCAAGACTGGACAGGGTGAGCAAGTGGGTgaacttttagaaaagaaaagttcCAGTTCAAAATCTTCCAAGAGTGATCTCAAGACTGGACAGGGTGAACAGGTGGATGAACTTTTAGAAAAGACAAGTTCCAGTTCAAAACCATCCAAAACTGACCTCAAGATTGTGCAGAATGAACAGTTAATTGAGCTTTCAGAAAAGACAACTTCAAGTTTAAAATCTTCCAAAACTGACCTCCAGATTGTAAAGGATGAACAAGTGGGTGAACTTTTAGAAAAGACAAGTTCCAGTTCAAAACCATCCAAAACTGACCTCAAGATTGTGCAGGGTGAACTGCTATGTGAACTTTTAGAAGAGACAAGTTCCAGTTCAGAATCATCCAAAACTGACCTCAAGACTGGGCAGGGTGAACTGCTATGTGAACTTTTAGAAAAGACAAGTTCCAGTTCAAACTCTTCCGCAATTGACCTCAAAATTGGACACAGTGAACAATCGGGAGAACTTTTAGAAGAGAAAAGTTCAAGTTCAGAATCTTCCAAAACTGACCTCAAGACTGGGCAGGGTGAACTGCTATGTgaacttttagaaaagaaaagttcAAGTTCAAAATCTTCTGAAACTGACCTCAAGACTGGGCAGGGTGAACTGCTATGTGAACTTTTAGAAAAGACAAGTTCCAGTTCAAACTCTTCTGAAACTGACCTCAAAATTGGACAGAGTGAACAATTGGGAGAACTTTTAGAAGAGAAAAGTTCCAGTTCAAAATCTTCCAAGAGTGATCTCAAGACTGGACAGGGTGAACAAGTGGGTgaacttttagaaaagaaaagttcCAGTTCAAAATCTTCCAAAACTGACCTCAAGACCGGGCAGGGTGAACAAGTGGGTgaacttttagaaaagaaaagttcCAGTTCAGAATCTTCCAAAACTGACCTCAAGACCGGGCAGGGTGAACAAGTGGGTgaacttttagaaaagaaaagttcAAGTTCAAAATCTTCCAAGAGTGATCTCAAGACCGGACAGGGTGAACAAGTGGGTgaacttttagaaaagaaaagttcAAGTTCAAAATCTTCCAAGAGTGACCTCAAGACCGGGCAGGGTGAACAAGTGGGTgaacttttagaaaagaaaagttcAAGTTCAAAATCTTCCAAGAGTGATCTCAAGACCGGACAGGGTGAACAAGTGGGTgaacttttagaaaagaaaagttcaaatTCAAAATCTTCCAAGAGTGATCTCAAGACCGGACAGGGTGAACAAGTGGGTgaacttttagaaaagaaaagttcCAGTTCAAAATCTTCCAAGAGTGATCTCAAGACCGGACAGGGTGAACAAGTGGGTgaacttttagaaaagaaaagttcCAGTTCAAAATCTTCCAAGAGTGATCTCAAGACCGGGCAGGGTGAACAAGTGGGTgaacttttagaaaagaaaagttcCAGTTCAAAACCTTCCAAGAGTGACCTCAAGACCGGACAGGGTGAACAAGTGGGTgaacttttagaaaagaaaagttcCAGTTCAAAATCTTCCAAGAGTGATCTCAAGACCGGACAGGGTGAACAAGTGGGTgaacttttagaaaagaaaagttcCAGTTCAAAATCTTCCAAGAGTGATCTCAAGACCGGACAGGGTGAACAGTTGTGTgaacttttagaaaagaaaagttcCAGTTCAAAATCTTCCAAAACTGACCTCAAGACTGGGCAGGGTGAACTGCTATGTgaacttttagaaaagaaaagttcAAGTTCAAAATCTTCCAAGAGTGATCTCAAGACTGGACAGAGTGAACTGTTGTGTgaacttttagaaaagaaaagttcCAGTTCAAAATCTTCCAAAACTGACCTCAAGACTGGGCAGGGTGAACTGCTATGTgaacttttagaaaagaaaagttcAAGTTCAAAATCTTCCAAGAGTGATCTCAAGACCGGACAGGATGAACAGTTGTGTgaacttttagaaaagaaaagttcCAGTTCAAAATCTTCCAAAACTGACCTCAAGACTGGGCCCAGTGAACTGCTATGTgaacttttagaaaagaaaagttcCAGTTCAAAATCTTCCAAGAGTGATCTCAAGACTGGACAGGGTGAACAGTTGTGTgaacttttagaaaagaaaagttcCAGTTCAAAGTCATCCAAAACTGACCCCCAGATTGTTCAGGGTGAACAATTGTGTgaacttttagaaaagaaaagttcAAGTTCAAAATCTTCCAAAACTGACCTCAAGACTGGGCAGGATGAACATGTGAGTgaacttttagaaaagaaaagttcaaatTCAAAATCTTCCAAGAGTGATCTCAAGATTGTGCAGAATGAACAATTGTGTgaacttttagaaaagaaaagttcCAGTTCAAAATCTTCCAAGAGTGACCTCAAGATTGCACAGGGTGAACAGTTGAGTgaacttttagaaaagaaaagttcaaatTCAAAATCTTCTAAGAATGACCTCAAGATTGTGCAGGGTCAACAATTGTGTGAACTTTTAGAAAATCAAAGTTCAAGTTCAAAATCTTCCAAGAATGACCTCAAGACTGAGCATTCAGTAAAGACAAGTTCAAGTTCAGAGTCTATTAAAAAAGGCATCAAGAGTGTTCTGAGTCAGCAGTTAGATGAATTTTCAGGAAAGACAAGTTCAAGTTCAAAATCTTCTTTGGAAAATGATCTCAAAATCCTGCATAATGAGCAGAATGATCTTTCCCTAAGGAAAATTTTGAGTTTAAATtccttttcaaaagaaatattgaaggATGATCCAATGGAAATATCTTCTGGAAGTCAAATAGAAGAAATAACAGAGAAAGTGGAAAAATTCTATATTCCTCTGACATATGAGGAACCCGAAGAGCAGCTAAGTATACTAGAGGAAGATTTCTCAAATGGAAGGAAACATAGTTTCAAAAAGAAGCACCCAGaagaatattttcagaaaaattcaGAAGAAGTAATACGCAGTTTCTCAGTTTTAAGTATAGCAGAAAGTTTTGAAAGCCCAGAGAATGTGGCATTCATAGAACAAATTTCCTCTGAACCAAACATCACAGAACTGGACTTAGAGCATGGTATGCCATTGATGGACTTTCCAAATTCACTAACAGTTTGGGACAGTGGTTTAGCTTCAACAAGTGAAGACTCTAATGAAAAACTTTCAGGAGTAGATGGGTCGAAGCCTAAATCTTTTGTGAGGCACATATTTTTACATGCATTTCCTTCAGATTCTTTAGAGTCTGGCATAGTCAGTGTTATAGAATTAGATAAAGGAGACTATCAAAATCCCTGGCTAGATACTGAGACCAATCTGTCTGAAGAAAAACCTACAATGATGGAAGAAGACTGGAACTTACCACTGAAGAATTCAAAAAACCAGTTCCTACAGGATAAAGACAATTTACCTCAGACAGAGaaattatatagagaaaagaattttgaagaaaaagatcTCAATTCTGTTTTGGAAAGTGCAAGTAATTACATCATGCATAAACTTAGTGACTCAGATAGAAGCCGTTTAAAATCTTTTGCAACCAAtgtctttaaaaatctttccacAGAGAACATTCCAGAgccaaagataggaaaaaaaagacaaaactattTTGTTCCAGATGGTGAAAATGACTTGGAGGAATTAGATGCTAATTCAATAAAGAGCATGGGTAAATCAGATGATTTAAATGCAAAACATGCTGCAACCCCTAAGCGTAGCAGTTTTGAAGAGTTTTTATCAGGCTCAGAAGCAGGCCATCTAAGTTCTGATTTAGGCAAACACATTCAGAGTTTTCTTGTAGAAAACCTTTCAGAATCGGGAAAATTCCCCAAGGGGGATTTACCAAAACTCTTTGAGAAACTTTATTtggtaaacaataaaaaaaaatcaccaacttCTATGAAAACTGAACAGCTTcctaaaggacaaaataatttaaaagattttccaGACACTTCCCCAAAAAGCCCGCCTCCTGTGAATAATTCAAATCGCCCTCTATCTGGTGACAAACATTTAGAAATAAGATTAAGAGCTCTTTTAAGTGAAATCCTTGAACAATATATACTAAGTAACTATGCAGAAACCAAATTAACCAGTGAAAGAGAGTCGGACACAAAAGACCCAAACTTGCCTCCACATAGAACTAAAACTGTCCCACCATTTTCATATGAAGTAAGACATGATTATCCAGAAAGGAGTTTTTCTGGAGAGAGTGACATAAACAGAGATCTAACTCAATCCATACAAGATCTTTTATTAGTTATCTCAGAAAATGAGCTATTAAATCTAAAATCTGATTTAAGCAAACATCTTCAAAGCCTTTTCATAGAAAGACTTTCAAATATGGGATTAATCACAGAAAGAGAATTTCATGCTCTCAATGAAAACCTGTCTTTGATTAATTCTAGTGATAgaccattaaaatttttaaactcaGATCTGAGAGGCCTGAATCAATTTCTGGAAAAGCCTTCTgaaaagcaaaattacaaaacttttCCAAGAAATATGTCACAAGATGATGAAAAGATTTCAAATATAGAACTAGCCAGAAAGTTGGAAAGGGAATATATTACATTGCATAATATTAAAAGAAGGTCAGTGTTGAGAGATGATGAAAGGCAATACCCTA from Sminthopsis crassicaudata isolate SCR6 chromosome 3, ASM4859323v1, whole genome shotgun sequence includes these protein-coding regions:
- the C2CD6 gene encoding cation channel sperm-associated targeting subunit tau isoform X1 — encoded protein: MEPSQTEKKASDLSESQRNKVHSLFKVPFLHKSETGADENDESRTVDTTSQASSLRQTPSSRNESSRDGSKSGTGRKLLNMLRKTLKGSETKDLDLAQEIPSLVPFGDVVGCLAVHIKKCRHFSPRINLQYYTNLFIRITINKIMKCTKAHSVNFKNNEKKPAVKFDEVKYFSVQVPRRQDDERNMIYLELMEFDDLEAYPVLLGSFSLHLYEIIQKGCFTEEFYMKIRNLVVCKVEVEFMFSYGNFGYGFSHQLKPLQKLIQPSMFMHIPPPVERTDPLTNVITPQPIEYPAFLSPDLNVTVGTQQKQTNASSPVRLEKLQQQPRDRLDRMKKEYRNLKTWEEKSKYLDQILRMKTETKESPDPKDTEEKDDLQEMDENPLPENVFQTPADSLFKKQEAEPLSSELPVNTPEVKSPPLVEKEAEPSDSSLIIQEDAEIKNESLPLEESTPLTPVSLKEKDISVESIDRRDDELVLENIEPEEEMEEKEISASASLDVEPKQSQTDSEKTDSIQSETKLKSIILSPDRKKKSIDESGADSMRQESKRSSELLQDLEEDIESVMKMSLPRHVSFNISDEGVELPSKTDDVLKIEEHISLDRDKDKIEKKEKNKEGVDEKTETENIETDEENEIIIRNTYMEDLEDFTFIPARPESIPIFQGYNKPILIHKGKFEPFLRNITEIPINEDHKRIQNEPVCTVVKKNTSSAEIIEHEDQDPPYAPTSSSITVNSENSSWDSTPDIFTIKSFDTEEIERRLSSISLESFEGETAFTVDIDLVGKEQENLLSELLELNPSLEKLEKTVVLKSILNDDLKDLSDELFSKQGILREIEAEKKSQSLLTLDDKTLGSLETVFENAQNEIKIVHSEQLELSGKKSSKSSKKDLKIMQSEQLGELLEKRSSSSKSSKNDLKIVQSEQLSELSRKRGSSSKSSFKNGIKNVNSEPLSELSGKKSSSSKSFKNDLKIVQSEQIVFSGKTSSSSKSFKNDFKFVQSEQFSELSKELSSDLKSSPKNLKTIQSEQLSELSGKISSGSKFSKTDLRIVQSEQIELSGKISSSSKSFKSDLKIMQSEQLGELLEKKSSSSKSSKSNLKIVLSEQLGELLEKKSLKSSKNDFRIVQSEQLGELSEKTSSDSKSSLKTDLKIMQSEGSGEHSEKTSLDSKPYKSDLSIVQSEQLSEHLGKKSSISKPLKTDLKIVQSEQLSELSEKTSLGSKTYKSDLSSIQSEQSSEYLGKKSLISKPPKNDLKIVQSESLDELSEKTTLGSKSSKSDLKIVQSEHEQSSEHSEKKSLISKPSKSDLKIVQGEQLSELLEKKSSSSKSFKTDLKTGQSEQMGEYLEKKSLISKPSKTDFKIVQGELLCELLEKKSSSLKSSKSDLKIVQSEQLGELLEKKSSSSKSSKSDLKTGQGEQVGELLEKKSSSSKSSKSDLKTGQGEQVDELLEKTSSSSKPSKTDLKIVQNEQLIELSEKTTSSLKSSKTDLQIVKDEQVGELLEKTSSSSKPSKTDLKIVQGELLCELLEETSSSSESSKTDLKTGQGELLCELLEKTSSSSNSSAIDLKIGHSEQSGELLEEKSSSSESSKTDLKTGQGELLCELLEKKSSSSKSSETDLKTGQGELLCELLEKTSSSSNSSETDLKIGQSEQLGELLEEKSSSSKSSKSDLKTGQGEQVGELLEKKSSSSKSSKTDLKTGQGEQVGELLEKKSSSSESSKTDLKTGQGEQVGELLEKKSSSSKSSKSDLKTGQGEQVGELLEKKSSSSKSSKSDLKTGQGEQVGELLEKKSSSSKSSKSDLKTGQGEQVGELLEKKSSNSKSSKSDLKTGQGEQVGELLEKKSSSSKSSKSDLKTGQGEQVGELLEKKSSSSKSSKSDLKTGQGEQVGELLEKKSSSSKPSKSDLKTGQGEQVGELLEKKSSSSKSSKSDLKTGQGEQVGELLEKKSSSSKSSKSDLKTGQGEQLCELLEKKSSSSKSSKTDLKTGQGELLCELLEKKSSSSKSSKSDLKTGQSELLCELLEKKSSSSKSSKTDLKTGQGELLCELLEKKSSSSKSSKSDLKTGQDEQLCELLEKKSSSSKSSKTDLKTGPSELLCELLEKKSSSSKSSKSDLKTGQGEQLCELLEKKSSSSKSSKTDPQIVQGEQLCELLEKKSSSSKSSKTDLKTGQDEHVSELLEKKSSNSKSSKSDLKIVQNEQLCELLEKKSSSSKSSKSDLKIAQGEQLSELLEKKSSNSKSSKNDLKIVQGQQLCELLENQSSSSKSSKNDLKTEHSVKTSSSSESIKKGIKSVLSQQLDEFSGKTSSSSKSSLENDLKILHNEQNDLSLRKILSLNSFSKEILKDDPMEISSGSQIEEITEKVEKFYIPLTYEEPEEQLSILEEDFSNGRKHSFKKKHPEEYFQKNSEEVIRSFSVLSIAESFESPENVAFIEQISSEPNITELDLEHGMPLMDFPNSLTVWDSGLASTSEDSNEKLSGVDGSKPKSFVRHIFLHAFPSDSLESGIVSVIELDKGDYQNPWLDTETNLSEEKPTMMEEDWNLPLKNSKNQFLQDKDNLPQTEKLYREKNFEEKDLNSVLESASNYIMHKLSDSDRSRLKSFATNVFKNLSTENIPEPKIGKKRQNYFVPDGENDLEELDANSIKSMGKSDDLNAKHAATPKRSSFEEFLSGSEAGHLSSDLGKHIQSFLVENLSESGKFPKGDLPKLFEKLYLVNNKKKSPTSMKTEQLPKGQNNLKDFPDTSPKSPPPVNNSNRPLSGDKHLEIRLRALLSEILEQYILSNYAETKLTSERESDTKDPNLPPHRTKTVPPFSYEVRHDYPERSFSGESDINRDLTQSIQDLLLVISENELLNLKSDLSKHLQSLFIERLSNMGLITEREFHALNENLSLINSSDRPLKFLNSDLRGLNQFLEKPSEKQNYKTFPRNMSQDDEKISNIELARKLEREYITLHNIKRRSVLRDDERQYPRERVGKQGLTGVKASRKSSQEFLLNTSERITKLVLRREQKDYNVMQLPQVEKTGFEEDFQDLHGWYNRPKTNHSKATLKIKPLEKKEHYNIYKVTVKEKPEPVIPGVQNSEVQPEIKEYLYKYKLPSSGNSYAYLNSEDEEESNLKDYCYGKSKENNKKKPLLTVTQFQKELQAVYVKTKETTTEKCSPTPQSFDHSRIVELNNLKSSIFPEVLKTESLKPKNRREREYVEKQKRPLYRTAKILAASQPTTRLLLRKSPQRTLLFPWTGKRNIHDSSENKKEDIHLTSFKHLEKAKARVRFDLGKSPEDNQYTLKNLARPNTAPEFNKRLKENFGKFTSPRVVSAGLFHLNVTNPSLEEYNQKKDLKDLEKCSIICDILQLLNSSYVKRKYEDDY
- the C2CD6 gene encoding cation channel sperm-associated targeting subunit tau isoform X2: MEPSQTEKKASDLSESQRNKVHSLFKVPFLHKSETGADENDESRTVDTTSQASSLRQTPSSRNESSRDGSKSGTGRKLLNMLRKTLKGSETKDLDLAQEIPSLVPFGDVVGCLAVHIKKCRHFSPRINLQYYTNLFIRITINKIMKCTKAHSVNFKNNEKKPAVKFDEVKYFSVQVPRRQDDERNMIYLELMEFDDLEAYPVLLGSFSLHLYEIIQKGCFTEEFYMKIRNLVVCKVEVEFMFSYGNFGYGFSHQLKPLQKLIQPSMFMHIPPPVERTDPLTNVITPQPIEYPAFLSPDLNVTVGTQQKQTNASSPVRLEKLQQQPRDRLDRMKKEYRNLKTWEEKSKYLDQILRMKTETKESPDPKDTEEKDDLQEMDENPLPENVFQTPDSLFKKQEAEPLSSELPVNTPEVKSPPLVEKEAEPSDSSLIIQEDAEIKNESLPLEESTPLTPVSLKEKDISVESIDRRDDELVLENIEPEEEMEEKEISASASLDVEPKQSQTDSEKTDSIQSETKLKSIILSPDRKKKSIDESGADSMRQESKRSSELLQDLEEDIESVMKMSLPRHVSFNISDEGVELPSKTDDVLKIEEHISLDRDKDKIEKKEKNKEGVDEKTETENIETDEENEIIIRNTYMEDLEDFTFIPARPESIPIFQGYNKPILIHKGKFEPFLRNITEIPINEDHKRIQNEPVCTVVKKNTSSAEIIEHEDQDPPYAPTSSSITVNSENSSWDSTPDIFTIKSFDTEEIERRLSSISLESFEGETAFTVDIDLVGKEQENLLSELLELNPSLEKLEKTVVLKSILNDDLKDLSDELFSKQGILREIEAEKKSQSLLTLDDKTLGSLETVFENAQNEIKIVHSEQLELSGKKSSKSSKKDLKIMQSEQLGELLEKRSSSSKSSKNDLKIVQSEQLSELSRKRGSSSKSSFKNGIKNVNSEPLSELSGKKSSSSKSFKNDLKIVQSEQIVFSGKTSSSSKSFKNDFKFVQSEQFSELSKELSSDLKSSPKNLKTIQSEQLSELSGKISSGSKFSKTDLRIVQSEQIELSGKISSSSKSFKSDLKIMQSEQLGELLEKKSSSSKSSKSNLKIVLSEQLGELLEKKSLKSSKNDFRIVQSEQLGELSEKTSSDSKSSLKTDLKIMQSEGSGEHSEKTSLDSKPYKSDLSIVQSEQLSEHLGKKSSISKPLKTDLKIVQSEQLSELSEKTSLGSKTYKSDLSSIQSEQSSEYLGKKSLISKPPKNDLKIVQSESLDELSEKTTLGSKSSKSDLKIVQSEHEQSSEHSEKKSLISKPSKSDLKIVQGEQLSELLEKKSSSSKSFKTDLKTGQSEQMGEYLEKKSLISKPSKTDFKIVQGELLCELLEKKSSSLKSSKSDLKIVQSEQLGELLEKKSSSSKSSKSDLKTGQGEQVGELLEKKSSSSKSSKSDLKTGQGEQVDELLEKTSSSSKPSKTDLKIVQNEQLIELSEKTTSSLKSSKTDLQIVKDEQVGELLEKTSSSSKPSKTDLKIVQGELLCELLEETSSSSESSKTDLKTGQGELLCELLEKTSSSSNSSAIDLKIGHSEQSGELLEEKSSSSESSKTDLKTGQGELLCELLEKKSSSSKSSETDLKTGQGELLCELLEKTSSSSNSSETDLKIGQSEQLGELLEEKSSSSKSSKSDLKTGQGEQVGELLEKKSSSSKSSKTDLKTGQGEQVGELLEKKSSSSESSKTDLKTGQGEQVGELLEKKSSSSKSSKSDLKTGQGEQVGELLEKKSSSSKSSKSDLKTGQGEQVGELLEKKSSSSKSSKSDLKTGQGEQVGELLEKKSSNSKSSKSDLKTGQGEQVGELLEKKSSSSKSSKSDLKTGQGEQVGELLEKKSSSSKSSKSDLKTGQGEQVGELLEKKSSSSKPSKSDLKTGQGEQVGELLEKKSSSSKSSKSDLKTGQGEQVGELLEKKSSSSKSSKSDLKTGQGEQLCELLEKKSSSSKSSKTDLKTGQGELLCELLEKKSSSSKSSKSDLKTGQSELLCELLEKKSSSSKSSKTDLKTGQGELLCELLEKKSSSSKSSKSDLKTGQDEQLCELLEKKSSSSKSSKTDLKTGPSELLCELLEKKSSSSKSSKSDLKTGQGEQLCELLEKKSSSSKSSKTDPQIVQGEQLCELLEKKSSSSKSSKTDLKTGQDEHVSELLEKKSSNSKSSKSDLKIVQNEQLCELLEKKSSSSKSSKSDLKIAQGEQLSELLEKKSSNSKSSKNDLKIVQGQQLCELLENQSSSSKSSKNDLKTEHSVKTSSSSESIKKGIKSVLSQQLDEFSGKTSSSSKSSLENDLKILHNEQNDLSLRKILSLNSFSKEILKDDPMEISSGSQIEEITEKVEKFYIPLTYEEPEEQLSILEEDFSNGRKHSFKKKHPEEYFQKNSEEVIRSFSVLSIAESFESPENVAFIEQISSEPNITELDLEHGMPLMDFPNSLTVWDSGLASTSEDSNEKLSGVDGSKPKSFVRHIFLHAFPSDSLESGIVSVIELDKGDYQNPWLDTETNLSEEKPTMMEEDWNLPLKNSKNQFLQDKDNLPQTEKLYREKNFEEKDLNSVLESASNYIMHKLSDSDRSRLKSFATNVFKNLSTENIPEPKIGKKRQNYFVPDGENDLEELDANSIKSMGKSDDLNAKHAATPKRSSFEEFLSGSEAGHLSSDLGKHIQSFLVENLSESGKFPKGDLPKLFEKLYLVNNKKKSPTSMKTEQLPKGQNNLKDFPDTSPKSPPPVNNSNRPLSGDKHLEIRLRALLSEILEQYILSNYAETKLTSERESDTKDPNLPPHRTKTVPPFSYEVRHDYPERSFSGESDINRDLTQSIQDLLLVISENELLNLKSDLSKHLQSLFIERLSNMGLITEREFHALNENLSLINSSDRPLKFLNSDLRGLNQFLEKPSEKQNYKTFPRNMSQDDEKISNIELARKLEREYITLHNIKRRSVLRDDERQYPRERVGKQGLTGVKASRKSSQEFLLNTSERITKLVLRREQKDYNVMQLPQVEKTGFEEDFQDLHGWYNRPKTNHSKATLKIKPLEKKEHYNIYKVTVKEKPEPVIPGVQNSEVQPEIKEYLYKYKLPSSGNSYAYLNSEDEEESNLKDYCYGKSKENNKKKPLLTVTQFQKELQAVYVKTKETTTEKCSPTPQSFDHSRIVELNNLKSSIFPEVLKTESLKPKNRREREYVEKQKRPLYRTAKILAASQPTTRLLLRKSPQRTLLFPWTGKRNIHDSSENKKEDIHLTSFKHLEKAKARVRFDLGKSPEDNQYTLKNLARPNTAPEFNKRLKENFGKFTSPRVVSAGLFHLNVTNPSLEEYNQKKDLKDLEKCSIICDILQLLNSSYVKRKYEDDY